One Bradyrhizobium zhanjiangense DNA segment encodes these proteins:
- the sctJ gene encoding type III secretion system inner membrane ring lipoprotein SctJ, with product MTKDKIGNGRPARKRLDALVLLLLLLTLAGCKADLYTKVQEREANEMLGLLLSKGVDAIRVVGKDGTSTIQVEERQLAYSIELLNDHGLPRQSFKSLGEVFKGAGLVASPVEERARYVYALSEELSRTINDIDGVLSARVHVVLPKNDLLRQDATPSSASVFIRHASNAKLSALLPQIKMLVANSIEGLSYDKVAVVFVPVERAQHEVSVVPAAASAEPTKFIATHIAIGAGGALAALGILSYVLLSTRGRQLRQSWRKVTNLGRGASKPAVQSAGKKLSSDPK from the coding sequence AAGCGGCTTGATGCTCTCGTCCTGTTGCTGCTTTTGCTGACCCTCGCCGGTTGCAAAGCTGATCTGTATACCAAAGTTCAGGAGCGTGAAGCGAACGAGATGCTTGGGCTGCTCCTGAGCAAGGGCGTCGATGCCATCCGTGTCGTCGGTAAGGATGGGACCAGCACGATTCAAGTGGAGGAAAGGCAGCTCGCCTACTCAATCGAGCTGCTGAATGACCATGGCTTGCCGCGCCAATCCTTCAAGAGCCTTGGTGAGGTGTTCAAGGGGGCGGGCCTCGTTGCCTCTCCGGTTGAGGAGCGAGCCCGCTACGTCTATGCTCTCAGTGAAGAATTGTCGCGCACGATCAACGATATCGATGGGGTTCTCTCCGCCCGTGTTCATGTCGTTCTGCCGAAGAATGATCTTTTGCGACAGGATGCAACCCCGTCCTCGGCGTCGGTTTTCATTCGGCACGCCTCCAACGCGAAGCTCTCAGCCTTGCTGCCGCAGATCAAGATGCTCGTCGCCAACAGCATCGAAGGTCTATCGTACGACAAGGTGGCGGTCGTGTTCGTGCCGGTTGAGCGAGCTCAGCATGAGGTCTCCGTTGTGCCAGCGGCAGCTTCCGCCGAACCAACCAAATTCATCGCAACTCACATTGCGATCGGTGCAGGAGGTGCGCTCGCCGCGTTGGGCATTCTATCTTACGTGCTGCTGAGCACACGTGGGCGACAGCTTCGTCAATCCTGGCGCAAAGTGACAAATCTCGGCAGAGGTGCCAGCAAGCCAGCGGTCCAGTCCGCCGGCAAAAAACTGTCCTCCGATCCGAAATAG